In Nicotiana tabacum cultivar K326 unplaced genomic scaffold, ASM71507v2 Un00357, whole genome shotgun sequence, the following proteins share a genomic window:
- the LOC142179108 gene encoding uncharacterized protein LOC142179108, which yields MVLQQQYREKGFKKYSELISLLIVAERNNDLLMRNYKNQLTESTPLPEVDEVYSHYAKRGKGCGRSHGRNFSGINHPPKKNNHQKWKGKDEKPKPKGSEAECYRFGVKGHWANICHTPRYLIELYQVSLKNKGHEANFIYDNKFDITHLDVADFFKHSDGKIDHLIGDGSVVKND from the coding sequence atggtccTGCAACAGCAGTACagagagaaaggtttcaagaagtattctgagttgatttctcttctcaTTGTAGCTGAACGAAACAACGACTTGCTCATGAGAAATTACAAAAATCAACTCACTGAGTCTACACCATTGCCTGAAGTGgatgaggtgtattcccattatgctAAGCGTGGAAAAGGTTGTGGCCGTAGCCATGGAAGAAATTTTTCTGGCATTAATCATcccccaaagaaaaataaccaccaaaaatggaaagggaaagatgagaagcCAAAACCAAAGGGTTCAGAAGCTGAATGCTATCGTTTCGGTGTAAAAGGGCATTGGGCAAATATTTGTCATACACCAAGATATTTGATTGAGCTTTATCAAGTATctctaaagaataaaggccaTGAAGCTAATTTTATCTATGACAATAaatttgacatcacccacttggatgtgGCAGATTTCTTTAAGCACTCTGATGGAAAAATAGACCACTTGATCGGTGATGGATCCGTGGTTAAAAATGATTGA